A single region of the Lotus japonicus ecotype B-129 chromosome 4, LjGifu_v1.2 genome encodes:
- the LOC130714679 gene encoding probable protein S-acyltransferase 14 — protein MGRLGGTVVMSWNVFTLCTRLRCLGSVMILFVLAIIAFTYYTLVLAIYGPALFHGGGLRSLTAFTVLLLFHALLVMLLWSYFAVVFTDPGRVPGNWRPNIDEETGDVDPLVESSGLPLNGAVGEEGIRRIRYCRKCDQFKPPRCHHCSVCGRCVLKMDHHCIWVVNCVGALNYKYFLLFLFYTFLETALVTLSLLPYFMAFFTDEDISEPVTTLAVSFIAFVLNLAFVLSILGFMIMHISFVAANTTTIEAYETKTTLKWHYDLGWRKNYEQVFGTDKRYWFIPAYSEEDLRRIPALQGLEYPTEPDAVALQQL, from the exons ATGGGCAGACTCGGAGGAACCGTGGTGATGTCGTGGAACGTTTTCACATTATGTACGAGGCTACGATGTCTGGGTTCCGTGATGATCCTCTTCGTCCTCGCAATCATAGCATTCACCTACTACACTCTCGTCCTCGCTATCTACGGACCCGCTCTCTTCCACGGTGGTGGCCTTCGTTCCTTAACCGCTTTCACCGTCCTTCTCCTCTTCCACGCTCTG CTGGTGATGCTGTTATGGAGCTACTTTGCTGTTGTTTTCACGGATCCCGGGCGCGTGCCTGGGAATTGGAGGCCTAATATTGACGAGGAGACGGGTGATGTGGATCCGCTGGTGGAGTCTTCTGGTTTGCCTTTGAATGGGGCTGTTGGTGAGGAGGGAATTCGGAGAATTCGGTACTGTCGGAAGTGTGACCAGTTTAAACCTCCTCGTTGCCACCACTGTTCTGTCT GTGGGAGGTGTGTTCTGAAAATGGACCATCATTGCATTTGGGTTGTGAATTGTGTGGGCGCATTGAACTACAagtattttcttcttttcttg TTTTACACATTCCTTGAGACAGCTCTTGTCACTTTATCATTATTGCCATATTTTATGGCATTTTTTACTGATGAAGATATTTCTGAACCAGTAACAACCCTTGCAGTGTCCTTTATTGCATTTG TTTTGAACTTAGCTTTTGTACTAAGTATTTTGGGCTTCATGATTATGCACATTTCATTTGTGGCAGCTAATACTACTACCATTGAG GCATATGAGACAAAAACTACTCTCAAGTGGCATTATGACCTAGGTTGGAGGAAAAATTATGAGCAG GTATTCGGCACCGATAAAAGGTACTGGTTCATTCCTGCATATTCAGAAGAGGATTTAAGGCGAATACCAGCATTACAGGGTCTTGAGTATCCAACAGAGCCTGATGCAGTAGCCCTCCAGCAGTTATAA
- the LOC130712033 gene encoding protein NSP-INTERACTING KINASE 2-like isoform X1: protein MKSFHLLLPLFLLLVLLSPQLVVGNAELRALMDLKSSLDPEDKLLGSWTSDGDPCSGSFLGVSCNEHRKVGNISLPGRGLSGKLSPAVAELKCLSGLYLHYNHLSGEIPAEISNLNELVDLYLNFNNLSGTIPSHMGNMSSLQVLQLGYNQLEGNIPEQMGSLKQLTALALQHNKLTGQIPLSLGNLEMLRRLNLSFNNFNGMIPATLGDIAYLEVLDVQNNSLSGIVPSALKKLQEGFQGANNPGLCGVGFSSLRVCNTDNKFDASQFDASDVYINTNPPKNIPEPANTKLHSNQTHCSRSRKVTYTVIAASVSTITITFMAIGFFIFLRYRRQRQRIRNSSDPSEGQFSPHQPKESYSRSPSPLVNLDYYYNGWDSLADGEHLKSFRFNVDEVESATQHLSEANLLSKSKFSAVYKGVLRDGSHVAIRSISETCCKTEEAEFVKGLCLLTSLRHENIVKMRGFCCSKSRGECFLIYEFATRGNLSQYLDMEDGSNHVLEWSNRVSIIRGIANGIEYLHSNEASKATIVHQNISVEKVMLDHQFKPLIMDAGLPKLLADDVVFSALKVSAAMGYLAPEYITTGRFTEKSDIYAFGVIVLQVLSGKTTIGGSIRNAVESLRFEEFVDKNLKGIYSKSEVEILSKLATACTHELPDQRPAMREVIQELSMLATHSS, encoded by the exons ATGAAGTCCTttcatcttctccttcctctgtTTCTATTGCTTGTGCTTCTTAGTCCGCAGCTGGTTGTTGGAAATGCAGAGCTCAGAGCTCTGATGGACTTGAAATCCTCTCTGGACCCAGAAGACAAGCTCCTTGGCTCGTGGACAAGTGATGGTGATCCATGCAGTGGTTCCTTCTTGGGGGTTTCGTGCAACGAGCACCGCAAAGTGGGGAATATATCATTGCCAGGGAGGGGTCTTTCTGGCAAGCTCTCTCCAGCGGTGGCTGAACTCAAATGCTTATCTGGTTTGTATCTGCATTACAACCATCTTTCTGGTGAGATACCAGCAGAGATTTCAAATCTCAATGAATTGGTTGATCTTTATCTCAACTTCAATAATCTATCCGGAACCATTCCTTCACATATGGGGAACATGTCTAGCCTCCAAG TGCTGCAGTTAGGCTATAACCAGCTGGAGGGGAACATACCTGAGCAGATGGGTTCATTGAAGCAGCTTACAGCTCTTGCTTTGCAACATAACAAATTAACTGGTCAAATTCCTCTAAGCTTGGGGAACTTGGAGATGCTAAGGAGGCTAAATTTGAGCTTTAACAATTTCAATGGTATGATCCCGGCGACACTCGGTGATATTGCATACTTGGAAGTTCTAGATGTTCAAAACAATTCTCTTTCAGGGATTGTTCCTTCTG caTTGAAGAAATTGCAGGAAGGGTTCCAAGGTGCAAACAACCCAGGTCTCTGTGGAGTTGGATTTTCTTCTTTGAGAGTATGCAACACAGATAATAAATTTGATGCCAGCCAATTTGATGCCTCAGATGTATACATAAACACAAATCCTCCAAAAAATATCCCAGAGCCTGCAAATACCAAGTTGCATTCTAACCAGACACACTGCTCAAGATCAAGAAAGGTTACTTATACTGTCATTGCAGCAAGTGTTAGTACTATCACTATCACATTCATGGCTATTGGGTTTTTCATATTTCTCAGATATCGCCGCCAAAGACAGAGAATCAGGAATTCATCCGATCCTTCTGAGGGCCAATTTAGTCCTCACCAGCCTAAAGAATCTTACAGTAGAAGTCCATCTCCACTTGTTAATCTTGATTATTATTATAATGGATGGGATTCATTGGCTGATGGTGAACATTTAAAAAGTTTTAGATTCAATGTTGATGAGGTGGAATCAGCAACACAGCACCTTTCTGAGGCCAATTTATTGAGCAAGAGCAAATTCTCAGCAGTCTATAAAGGAGTTCTCAGGGACGGTTCTCATGTGGCTATTAGAAGTATTAGTGAGACATGCTGCAAAACTGAGGAAGCTGAATTTGTGAAGGGGTTGTGCCTATTAACCTCACTGAGACATGAAAACATTGTTAAGATGAGAGGCTTCTGTTGCTCAAAAAGTAGAGGTGAGTGCTTTCTTATCTATGAGTTTGCCACCAGGGGAAATCTGTCTCAATATCTTGACATGGAAGATGGAAGCAACCATGTTCTTGAGTGGTCCAACAGGGTTTCTATCATCAGGGGCATTGCAAATG GAATTGAATATCTGCACAGCAATGAAGCAAGTAAAGCTACAATAGTACACCAAAACATTTCAGTTGAAAAAGTTATGCTTGACCATCAGTTTAAACCATTGATCATGGATGCTGGCCTCCCCAAGCTTCTTGCAGATGATGTTGTGTTCTCAGCTCTGAAAGTAAGTGCTGCCATGGGATATCTAGCTCCTGAATACATCACTACTGGACGCTTTACTGAGAAGAGTGACATATACGCATTTGGGGTCATTGTTCTTCAAGTTCTATCTGGGAAGACAACAATAGGTGGTTCAATCCGGAACGCGGTTGAATCTTTAAGATTTGAAGAATTTGTGGACAAAAATCTAAAGGGAATATATTCTAAATCTGAAGTAGAAATTCTTTCAAAGCTTGCAACAGCGTGCACCCATGAGCTTCCTGATCAAAGGCCAGCCATGAGGGAGGTGATTCAGGAGCTGAGCATGTTAGCAACTCATTCTTCATGA
- the LOC130711172 gene encoding uncharacterized protein LOC130711172 has translation MNAMASATSRMVLNEMLHLSFTLPFSSLRVGSVLSRALPFSPYRNTSLLQSRHSRFPAIRCASSNSDSGNKVSSRLSQVQHLLHEAEQRALSADTGPIPKITLDHVTVSFARSGGPGGQNVNKVNTKVDMRFNVKNAYWLSERIRDKIIQTEKNRINKDGELVISSTKTRTQKGNIDDALAKLQEIIDAASYVPPPPSEEQKKKIAKMAAIGEQKRLKSKKVLSDKKAFRRSKSSWD, from the exons ATGAATGCTATGGCTTCAGCCACCAGTAGAATGGTGCTGAATGAAATGTTGCACCTCTCTTTCACACTTCCATTTTCTTCGCTTCGTGTCGGTTCTGTGCTTTCTCGTGCTCTCCCCTTCTCTCCATACAGGAATACATCACTTCTTCAATCACGCCACTCTCGCTTCCCTGCAATTCGATGCGCTTCTTCAAATTCGGATTCTGGCAACAAAGTGTCGTCTCGGTTATCGCAGGTTCAGCATCTCCTCCATGAAGCTGAACAACGAGCTCTCTCTGCTGATACTGGGCCTATTCCTAAAATCACCTTAG ATCATGTTACTGTGAGCTTTGCCAGAAGCGGAGGACCTGGGGGTCAGAATGTGAATAAAG TGAATACCAAGGTGGACATGCGCTTCAATGTTAAAAATGCATATTGGCTTAGTGAGAGGATCAGGGACAAGATTATTCAAACG GAGAAAAACCGTATCAACAAGGATGGGGAGCTTGTGATTTCTTCAACCAAAACTAGAACACAGAA GGGTAATATCGATGATGCTTTGGCAAAGCTTCAG GAAATCATTGATGCTGCATCTTATGTCCCACCTCCTCCATCAGAAgaacaaaagaagaaaattgcCAAGAT GGCTGCCATAGGAGAGCAGAAACGCCTTAAAAGCAAGAAGGTGCTTTCAGATAAGAAAGCGTTTAGAAGAAGTAAAAGTAGTTGGGACTAA
- the LOC130711173 gene encoding uncharacterized protein LOC130711173 — MKLVWSPEAASKAYIDTVQSCPESGVAELVSAMAAGWKAQLIVETWSEGGPIATSRGLGIARGHTSGRHVCVVPDERSKVEYCDRMGEAGVCTEVMVGEAEEVMEGLVGIDFMVVDCKGREFSKILRVAKLSSMGAVLVCKNANSRNVTGFKWRSVVDGGSSRRRLVHSVFLPVGKGLDIAHVSAVGGGDSVSGIKGKRWIKHVDRQSGDVHVIRR; from the exons ATGAAGCTAGTTTGGTCCCCGGAGGCAGCATCAAAAGCATACATCGACACAGTCCAATCT TGCCCTGAATCAGGGGTGGCAGAGCTTGTTTCCGCCATGGCGGCAGGGTGGAAAGCGCAGCTCATCGTGGAGACATGGTCAGAGGGAGGACCGATCGCCACGAGCAGAGGGTTGGGGATAGCAAGAGGGCACACGAGCGGGAGGCACGTCTGCGTGGTCCCTGACGAGAGATCAAAGGTGGAATATTGTGACAGGATGGGGGAGGCAGGGGTGTGCACGGAGGTGATGGTGGGGGAAGCGGAGGAGGTGATGGAAGGTTTGGTTgggattgatttcatggtggtGGATTGTAAAGGGAGGGAGTTTTCCAAGATTCTGAGGGTGGCTAAGCTTAGCAGCATGGGGGCTGTGTTGGTTTGTAAGAATGCGAATTCTAGAAATGTTACAGGGTTTAAATGGCGGAGCGTGGTTGATGGAGGTTCTTCGCGGCGGCGGCTTGTTCATTCTGTGTTTCTTCCGGTGGGGAAAGGGCTTGACATAGCACATGTTTCTGCTGTTGGAGGTGGTGATTCTGTTTCTGGGATCAAGGGTAAGAGATGGATCAAGCATGTTGATCGACAATCAGGGGATGTGCATGTGATTCGGCGATGA
- the LOC130713878 gene encoding uncharacterized protein LOC130713878: MQGRRGGRDPFSDFGDPFGGFGGFGSFGPPRSLISNFFGGRDPFEDPFFTRPLGGMFESSPFGGPAGFPFPPNMQPSGFLTHQPPEPSRGRGPIIEELNSDDENEEAKEVKKDNPRKHSRSENEPFVEHPDGGLEGKKSRHLQGRHDYNRFNMELQPQPQPQPQTRSFSFQSSTVSYGGANGTYYTSSRTRRSGSDGVTFEESKEADSSTRQASHRISRGLHGKGHSLARKLNSDGKVDTMQTLHNLNEDELVGFEEEWKGKGQKYLPGWVGSIGADHSGQAQQARQGGWMLPSPEHSHPGGSTEARGKVGSSRSQERIRTDSRDKGLYHPREQRRN, translated from the exons ATGCAAGGGCGCAGAGGTGGCAGGGATCCTTTCTCCGACTTTGGTGACCCTTTTGGTGGTTTTGGAGGCTTTGGTTCCTTTGGACCTCCCAGGAGTTTAATCTCAAACTTCTTTGGGGGAAGGGATCCATTTGAGGACCCTTTCTTCACCCGTCCTTTAGGGGGGATGTTCGAGTCTAGTCCCTTTGGTGGTCCTGCTGGATTTCCTTTTCCCCCGAATATGCAGCCATCTGGGTTTCTTACGCATCAACCTCCAGAGCCTAGTAGGGGAAGGGGCCCGATCATTGAGGAATTGAactctgatgatgaaaatgaggaagCAAAGGAAGTGAAGAAAGACAATCCAAGAAAACATAGTAGATCAGAAAATGAACCCTTTGTTGAACATCCAGATGGTGGTCTTGAAG GGAAGAAGAGCAGACATTTGCAGGGTAGACATGATTACAACAGGTTCAATATGGAGCTGCAGCCgcagcctcagcctcagcctcaaacTCGCAGCTTCTCCTTTCAGAGCTCAACAGTCAGCTATGGTGGTGcaaatggaacatattatacttCATCGAGGACAAGGAGGAGCGGGAGTGATGGA GTGACCTTTGAAGAGAGCAAGGAGGCTGATAGCTCGACAAGGCAAGCTTCTCACAGAATTTCTAGAGGCCTGCACGGAAAG GGACATTCCCTCGCAAGAAAACTCAACTCAGATGGTAAGGTGGATACTATGCAGACTTTGCACAATCTAAACGAAG ATGAACTTGTTGGAtttgaagaagaatggaaaggaAAGGGTCAAAAGTACTTGCCTGGATGGGTTGGTAGTATTG GAGCTGATCATAGTGGACAAGCTCAGCAGGCCCGGCAGGGAGGTTGGATGCTCCCTTCTCCGGAGCACTCTCATCCTGGTGGGTCGACTGAAGCTAGGGGAAAAGTCGGTTCTTCCCGCTCACAGGAGAGGATAAGGACAGATTCAAGAGATAAGGGTTTGTATCATCCAAGAGAGCAGAGGCGAAATTAA
- the LOC130712033 gene encoding probable LRR receptor-like serine/threonine-protein kinase At1g29720 isoform X2, with protein MVIHAVVPSWGFRATSTAKWGIYHCQGGVFLASSLQRWLNSNAYLVCICITTIFLVRYQQRFQISMNWLIFISTSIIYPEPFLHIWGTCLASKLGYNQLEGNIPEQMGSLKQLTALALQHNKLTGQIPLSLGNLEMLRRLNLSFNNFNGMIPATLGDIAYLEVLDVQNNSLSGIVPSALKKLQEGFQGANNPGLCGVGFSSLRVCNTDNKFDASQFDASDVYINTNPPKNIPEPANTKLHSNQTHCSRSRKVTYTVIAASVSTITITFMAIGFFIFLRYRRQRQRIRNSSDPSEGQFSPHQPKESYSRSPSPLVNLDYYYNGWDSLADGEHLKSFRFNVDEVESATQHLSEANLLSKSKFSAVYKGVLRDGSHVAIRSISETCCKTEEAEFVKGLCLLTSLRHENIVKMRGFCCSKSRGECFLIYEFATRGNLSQYLDMEDGSNHVLEWSNRVSIIRGIANGIEYLHSNEASKATIVHQNISVEKVMLDHQFKPLIMDAGLPKLLADDVVFSALKVSAAMGYLAPEYITTGRFTEKSDIYAFGVIVLQVLSGKTTIGGSIRNAVESLRFEEFVDKNLKGIYSKSEVEILSKLATACTHELPDQRPAMREVIQELSMLATHSS; from the exons ATGGTGATCCATGCAGTGGTTCCTTCTTGGGGGTTTCGTGCAACGAGCACCGCAAAGTGGGGAATATATCATTGCCAGGGAGGGGTCTTTCTGGCAAGCTCTCTCCAGCGGTGGCTGAACTCAAATGCTTATCTGGTTTGTATCTGCATTACAACCATCTTTCTGGTGAGATACCAGCAGAGATTTCAAATCTCAATGAATTGGTTGATCTTTATCTCAACTTCAATAATCTATCCGGAACCATTCCTTCACATATGGGGAACATGTCTAGCCTCCAAG TTAGGCTATAACCAGCTGGAGGGGAACATACCTGAGCAGATGGGTTCATTGAAGCAGCTTACAGCTCTTGCTTTGCAACATAACAAATTAACTGGTCAAATTCCTCTAAGCTTGGGGAACTTGGAGATGCTAAGGAGGCTAAATTTGAGCTTTAACAATTTCAATGGTATGATCCCGGCGACACTCGGTGATATTGCATACTTGGAAGTTCTAGATGTTCAAAACAATTCTCTTTCAGGGATTGTTCCTTCTG caTTGAAGAAATTGCAGGAAGGGTTCCAAGGTGCAAACAACCCAGGTCTCTGTGGAGTTGGATTTTCTTCTTTGAGAGTATGCAACACAGATAATAAATTTGATGCCAGCCAATTTGATGCCTCAGATGTATACATAAACACAAATCCTCCAAAAAATATCCCAGAGCCTGCAAATACCAAGTTGCATTCTAACCAGACACACTGCTCAAGATCAAGAAAGGTTACTTATACTGTCATTGCAGCAAGTGTTAGTACTATCACTATCACATTCATGGCTATTGGGTTTTTCATATTTCTCAGATATCGCCGCCAAAGACAGAGAATCAGGAATTCATCCGATCCTTCTGAGGGCCAATTTAGTCCTCACCAGCCTAAAGAATCTTACAGTAGAAGTCCATCTCCACTTGTTAATCTTGATTATTATTATAATGGATGGGATTCATTGGCTGATGGTGAACATTTAAAAAGTTTTAGATTCAATGTTGATGAGGTGGAATCAGCAACACAGCACCTTTCTGAGGCCAATTTATTGAGCAAGAGCAAATTCTCAGCAGTCTATAAAGGAGTTCTCAGGGACGGTTCTCATGTGGCTATTAGAAGTATTAGTGAGACATGCTGCAAAACTGAGGAAGCTGAATTTGTGAAGGGGTTGTGCCTATTAACCTCACTGAGACATGAAAACATTGTTAAGATGAGAGGCTTCTGTTGCTCAAAAAGTAGAGGTGAGTGCTTTCTTATCTATGAGTTTGCCACCAGGGGAAATCTGTCTCAATATCTTGACATGGAAGATGGAAGCAACCATGTTCTTGAGTGGTCCAACAGGGTTTCTATCATCAGGGGCATTGCAAATG GAATTGAATATCTGCACAGCAATGAAGCAAGTAAAGCTACAATAGTACACCAAAACATTTCAGTTGAAAAAGTTATGCTTGACCATCAGTTTAAACCATTGATCATGGATGCTGGCCTCCCCAAGCTTCTTGCAGATGATGTTGTGTTCTCAGCTCTGAAAGTAAGTGCTGCCATGGGATATCTAGCTCCTGAATACATCACTACTGGACGCTTTACTGAGAAGAGTGACATATACGCATTTGGGGTCATTGTTCTTCAAGTTCTATCTGGGAAGACAACAATAGGTGGTTCAATCCGGAACGCGGTTGAATCTTTAAGATTTGAAGAATTTGTGGACAAAAATCTAAAGGGAATATATTCTAAATCTGAAGTAGAAATTCTTTCAAAGCTTGCAACAGCGTGCACCCATGAGCTTCCTGATCAAAGGCCAGCCATGAGGGAGGTGATTCAGGAGCTGAGCATGTTAGCAACTCATTCTTCATGA